In Deltaproteobacteria bacterium GWC2_55_46, a single window of DNA contains:
- a CDS encoding cytochrome c oxidase subunit I, which produces MAESAARDSYLDGGPGRTGLSSWVFSTDHKRIALLYLAAIMAMFVAGVVLGFLMRLELIARGPTIMEAGTYNALFTLHGVIMLFLFIIPVIMSVFGNFLLPLMIGARDVAFPRLNLLSWWIYLAGATLAITTLLLGPADTGWTFYAPYSLLTGTHVSLAVFSVFVLGLSSILTGINFVTTVHRLRAPGMSWHRLPLFVWAVYATAWIQIIATPILGVNLLLVIAERAFGIGVFDPAKGGDPILYQHLFWIYSHPAVYIMILPALGVISEIVPVFARRVIFGYKAIAYSSIGIAAVGSLVWGHHMFVSGYSYTAGVIFSFFTFLVAIPSAIKVYNWVGTYYKSSTVADTPYYFVLAFIYMFSVGGLTGLILGTLSVNVHLHDTYFVVAHFHYIKFGAAAFGFFAALHFWFPKIFGRMYNRRFANYSLLTLFIGFNMLFFPMFVLGFEGMPRRYYDYLPQYANMQILSIVGSWVLVLGLSLMIGNLVRALFRGEPAPANPWGAATLEWQVPSPPPRENFAEIPKVEHGPYHFKRPGGGRA; this is translated from the coding sequence ATGGCGGAGTCCGCGGCAAGGGATAGCTATCTTGATGGAGGGCCCGGCAGGACCGGGCTTTCATCCTGGGTCTTCTCAACCGACCATAAGAGGATAGCCCTGCTTTACCTTGCGGCCATTATGGCCATGTTTGTCGCCGGTGTAGTACTTGGCTTTCTCATGCGCCTTGAGCTTATAGCCAGAGGGCCCACGATAATGGAGGCAGGGACCTATAACGCCCTCTTTACCCTCCACGGCGTCATAATGCTCTTCCTGTTCATCATCCCGGTGATAATGAGCGTCTTCGGCAACTTCCTCCTGCCGCTGATGATCGGGGCCAGGGACGTCGCCTTCCCGAGGCTCAACCTGCTGTCATGGTGGATATACCTTGCCGGGGCAACGCTTGCGATAACGACGCTTCTTTTGGGCCCGGCCGACACGGGCTGGACCTTCTACGCCCCCTACAGCCTCCTCACCGGCACGCATGTCTCTCTCGCCGTATTTTCGGTCTTTGTCCTCGGCCTCTCGTCGATCTTGACAGGCATAAACTTCGTTACCACAGTCCACAGGCTCCGCGCCCCGGGTATGAGCTGGCACAGGCTGCCGCTTTTCGTATGGGCTGTCTATGCCACGGCGTGGATACAGATCATAGCCACACCGATACTCGGCGTAAACCTCCTGCTGGTCATAGCCGAGAGGGCCTTCGGCATCGGGGTCTTCGACCCGGCCAAGGGCGGCGATCCGATACTCTACCAGCACCTCTTCTGGATATACTCCCATCCGGCTGTCTACATAATGATACTCCCGGCCCTTGGGGTCATCTCCGAGATAGTCCCTGTATTCGCGAGAAGGGTCATCTTCGGCTACAAGGCCATAGCCTATTCGAGCATAGGCATCGCCGCTGTCGGCTCTCTCGTATGGGGCCATCACATGTTCGTGAGCGGCTACAGCTACACAGCCGGGGTGATATTCTCCTTTTTCACATTTCTTGTCGCCATACCGAGCGCGATAAAGGTATATAACTGGGTCGGGACCTACTACAAGAGCTCTACTGTTGCCGATACGCCTTATTATTTCGTGCTCGCCTTCATCTACATGTTCTCCGTCGGCGGGCTCACCGGCCTCATCCTCGGCACGCTTTCGGTGAACGTCCACCTCCACGATACCTACTTCGTGGTGGCCCACTTTCATTACATAAAGTTCGGGGCGGCGGCCTTCGGCTTCTTCGCGGCGCTCCATTTCTGGTTCCCCAAGATCTTCGGCAGGATGTATAACCGGCGGTTTGCCAACTACTCGCTCCTTACGCTCTTCATAGGCTTCAACATGCTCTTTTTCCCGATGTTCGTCCTCGGCTTCGAAGGCATGCCGAGAAGGTACTACGACTACCTGCCGCAGTACGCAAACATGCAGATACTCTCTATCGTAGGTTCATGGGTGCTCGTCCTTGGTCTCTCGCTTATGATCGGGAACCTCGTAAGGGCCCTTTTCAGGGGCGAGCCGGCCCCCGCAAACCCGTGGGGCGCGGCGACCCTCGAATGGCAGGTCCCGTCTCCTCCTCCGCGGGAGAACTTCGCGGAGATACCGAAGGTCGAGCACGGGCCATATCACTTCAAGCGCCCGGGCGGGGGGCGCGCATGA
- a CDS encoding ATPase, whose amino-acid sequence MGLEELFKRLEASAGGLTTKEADKRLFLYGPNTFEVRERNPLYRRFGKQLFNFFAILLWIGAILAFAAERLSPGGGNLYIGLAITGVVLINAIFAFIQEYESERIIESFRKMMPEKIDVLRDGVRKTIPAGRVVPGDIIFLEEGDKVPADGRLMEENSLRVDHSSLTGESEPKLRKLQCTHENILESRNMVFSGTTVQSGNGAAIVYSTGMSTHIGRLAGLTKRTDVVASPLGKELKRFIRIISTIAIAVGAIFFSVSVLSGDTLLAGMLFAIGIIVANVPEGLLPTVTLSLSMASERIARRKALIKRLESVETLGSTTVICTDKTGTITENRVSVRTLFLGMEERNVHEKWIERLEGFDELVKIAVLCNNARLVGGEFHGDPTETALMRFAAVHAQIDRIMEENRRLKESPFDSAKRRMITFNETDGVAAAYIKGAPEVVLEKSRSLLLGGSIVQLEERHKEEIIRHYERMASRGERVLGLAWSEDATAAEDSFVFVGLAGMMDPPRKEIPEAVSRCKAAGIKVIMITGDHSTTAEAVARIAGVIDRTQQPNVMTGEDLHRCGEDELKEFLGRENIIFARTSPMQKLRIVKTLQSMGEVVTVTGDGVNDAPALKHADMGVAMGIAGTEVAREAADMVLLDDNFATIVNAIEEGRTVFSNIRKFIQYILTSNVPEILPFIAFVLLGVPLPLTVLLILSIDLGTDILPALGLGTETPEDDVMSRPPRPRSERLLSGKLLLVSYGFYGVIQAVAGFFSYFTILYAGGWRWGESLQASDPLYMKAVTAFFVSIVICQIANVMVCRTRRESVFRKGLFSNRLVLIGIFTELALVWIISNNHVAQKLFGTYHLTLSEMTLALPFAIFILAADESRKLLVRRGNSFVTRHLSW is encoded by the coding sequence ATAGGCCTCGAAGAGCTCTTTAAAAGGCTTGAGGCATCCGCTGGCGGGCTCACCACCAAAGAGGCCGACAAACGTCTCTTCCTCTACGGGCCAAACACCTTCGAGGTGCGGGAACGGAACCCCCTGTACAGGAGGTTCGGAAAACAGCTCTTCAACTTCTTCGCCATCCTCCTGTGGATTGGCGCCATCCTCGCCTTTGCCGCCGAAAGGCTCTCCCCCGGCGGCGGAAACCTCTACATAGGGCTCGCGATAACCGGCGTCGTCCTCATTAACGCTATATTCGCCTTCATCCAGGAGTACGAATCCGAACGGATCATAGAGAGCTTCAGGAAGATGATGCCCGAGAAGATAGATGTACTGAGGGACGGGGTGAGAAAGACCATCCCGGCCGGCAGGGTCGTGCCGGGGGATATCATATTCCTTGAAGAAGGCGACAAGGTACCGGCTGATGGGAGGCTCATGGAGGAGAACTCGCTAAGGGTCGACCACTCTTCCCTTACCGGGGAATCGGAGCCCAAGCTCAGGAAGCTCCAGTGCACCCATGAGAATATCCTCGAATCGAGGAACATGGTCTTCTCAGGCACCACCGTGCAATCCGGCAACGGCGCCGCGATAGTCTATTCAACCGGCATGAGCACGCATATCGGGAGGCTCGCGGGGCTTACGAAGCGGACGGACGTGGTCGCCAGCCCGCTGGGCAAAGAACTGAAGCGCTTCATAAGGATCATATCCACTATCGCCATAGCCGTGGGCGCGATCTTTTTCTCGGTAAGCGTCCTCTCCGGCGACACGCTCCTGGCAGGGATGCTCTTCGCCATAGGGATAATCGTGGCGAACGTGCCAGAGGGGCTCCTTCCAACGGTAACCCTCTCGCTCAGCATGGCCTCGGAGCGGATAGCCAGGAGAAAGGCCCTCATAAAGCGCCTCGAATCTGTCGAAACGCTCGGCTCTACAACCGTCATCTGCACCGACAAGACCGGAACCATAACCGAGAACAGGGTCTCTGTAAGGACGCTCTTCCTCGGGATGGAAGAAAGAAACGTCCATGAAAAATGGATAGAGCGGTTGGAAGGTTTTGACGAGCTTGTCAAGATCGCGGTCCTCTGCAACAACGCCAGGCTGGTCGGCGGGGAATTTCACGGCGACCCGACAGAGACGGCCCTCATGCGCTTTGCCGCCGTACATGCTCAGATCGACAGGATAATGGAGGAGAACAGGAGACTTAAAGAATCTCCATTCGATTCCGCCAAACGAAGAATGATCACCTTTAACGAAACGGATGGAGTAGCAGCGGCATATATCAAGGGCGCTCCAGAAGTAGTGCTTGAAAAAAGCCGCAGCTTGCTCCTTGGCGGCTCCATAGTCCAGCTGGAGGAAAGGCACAAGGAGGAGATAATCCGCCATTACGAGCGCATGGCCTCAAGGGGCGAACGGGTGCTTGGGCTCGCCTGGTCAGAGGACGCGACAGCAGCTGAAGACTCGTTCGTCTTCGTGGGCCTCGCCGGGATGATGGACCCGCCGAGAAAGGAGATCCCTGAAGCCGTCTCAAGGTGCAAGGCCGCCGGGATAAAGGTCATAATGATAACCGGTGACCACAGCACCACCGCCGAGGCGGTCGCAAGGATAGCAGGCGTCATAGACCGCACTCAGCAGCCCAACGTGATGACCGGGGAAGATCTCCACAGGTGCGGCGAGGATGAGCTCAAGGAGTTCCTCGGGAGGGAGAACATCATCTTCGCCAGGACCTCGCCCATGCAGAAGCTACGCATAGTGAAGACGCTACAGTCCATGGGGGAGGTGGTGACGGTCACAGGCGACGGGGTGAACGACGCGCCTGCGCTTAAGCACGCCGACATGGGGGTCGCTATGGGTATCGCCGGCACAGAGGTCGCCAGGGAGGCGGCCGACATGGTCCTCCTTGACGACAACTTCGCAACTATCGTCAACGCGATCGAGGAGGGCAGGACGGTATTCAGTAACATAAGGAAGTTCATCCAGTACATACTTACGAGCAACGTCCCGGAGATACTCCCCTTCATCGCCTTTGTCCTCCTCGGTGTCCCGTTGCCTCTTACCGTGCTCCTCATACTCTCGATAGACCTGGGCACGGATATCCTTCCGGCGCTCGGCCTCGGGACGGAGACACCAGAGGATGACGTCATGTCAAGGCCGCCAAGGCCGAGGAGCGAGCGTCTTCTCTCAGGGAAGCTCCTTCTCGTCTCCTACGGCTTCTATGGGGTCATCCAGGCGGTGGCCGGGTTCTTTTCGTACTTTACGATTCTATACGCCGGCGGGTGGAGATGGGGAGAGAGCCTGCAGGCATCTGACCCGCTTTACATGAAGGCCGTGACAGCCTTCTTCGTAAGCATCGTCATCTGCCAGATAGCCAACGTGATGGTCTGCAGGACAAGGAGGGAATCGGTCTTCAGGAAAGGGCTCTTCTCGAACAGGCTGGTGCTTATCGGCATCTTCACTGAACTCGCGCTCGTATGGATAATCTCAAACAATCATGTCGCGCAGAAGCTCTTCGGCACATACCACCTTACCCTCTCCGAGATGACGCTCGCCCTGCCTTTCGCCATCTTTATCCTGGCAGCCGATGAGAGCAGAAAGCTCCTGGTAAGGAGAGGCAACTCATTCGTTACGCGCCATCTAAGCTGGTAG
- a CDS encoding agmatinase, with product MSTEGLSFLKSIEGFLAIPEDEACPYEEAKAVVVPFGLEASVSYGHGTANGPAAIIRASSQVELFDEELWKEPSSDIGIMTLKEVPVKKKITEALFDLESITRKLLDDGKFPMILGGEHSITAGSIRPFAAKYPDLTILHFDAHADLRDGYEGEPYSHAAAMRRCMDHENISLVSCGIRNISAGEVPFLEQNTERIKIFWAKDKHLWDIDEILERLRGKPVYVTFDLDCFDASLMPATGTPEPGGLMWDEATRILRAASRVSRFVGADVNELAPVKELHYCDFLAAKLVYKIIAYAFAGK from the coding sequence GTGTCTACCGAAGGGCTTTCATTTCTTAAATCCATAGAAGGATTCCTTGCAATACCAGAAGACGAGGCTTGCCCCTATGAGGAGGCCAAAGCGGTCGTCGTGCCGTTCGGCCTCGAGGCGTCTGTAAGTTACGGCCACGGCACGGCCAACGGCCCTGCCGCTATCATCAGGGCTTCAAGCCAGGTAGAGCTCTTCGACGAAGAGCTGTGGAAAGAGCCTTCAAGCGATATCGGGATAATGACCTTGAAGGAGGTGCCTGTCAAAAAAAAGATAACCGAGGCGCTTTTCGACCTCGAGTCTATAACAAGGAAGCTCCTCGACGACGGAAAGTTTCCGATGATACTCGGAGGCGAGCATTCTATAACCGCCGGGTCGATACGTCCCTTCGCGGCTAAATACCCGGACCTGACGATACTCCATTTTGATGCCCACGCGGACTTGAGGGACGGATACGAAGGCGAGCCCTATTCGCACGCGGCGGCCATGCGCAGGTGCATGGACCATGAAAATATCTCGCTTGTCTCCTGCGGCATAAGGAACATCTCGGCTGGCGAGGTCCCCTTTTTAGAACAGAACACGGAGCGCATAAAGATATTCTGGGCAAAGGACAAACATCTTTGGGATATCGACGAGATACTCGAAAGGCTTCGCGGCAAGCCTGTCTATGTGACCTTCGACCTCGACTGCTTTGACGCGAGCCTCATGCCGGCAACGGGCACTCCAGAACCGGGCGGCCTTATGTGGGACGAGGCGACACGGATATTAAGGGCGGCTTCACGGGTATCGAGGTTCGTCGGGGCTGACGTAAACGAGCTTGCCCCGGTCAAAGAGCTGCATTACTGCGATTTTCTGGCGGCGAAACTCGTCTACAAGATAATCGCGTACGCGTTCGCAGGTAAATAA
- a CDS encoding cytochrome C oxidase subunit III, which produces MKGAEVRHRDYTGAKIGMWLFLFTEFFLFFAPVLLYTVFRLKHAAAFADASLKLDLRLGAVNTAILLTSSLTMALSVSAMQKGKYYITLAMLGATFSLGVAFLVNKYFEWVAKIYHGIYPGSEALAQGPPGEPLFYGLYYFLTGLHGIHVAAGLCGVGFAAALVLRGRITGKDYVKLENTGLYWHLVDVIWIYLFPIFYLVR; this is translated from the coding sequence ATGAAAGGGGCCGAGGTCCGGCACAGGGACTATACCGGCGCGAAGATCGGGATGTGGCTATTCCTTTTTACCGAGTTCTTCCTCTTCTTCGCCCCGGTGCTCCTCTACACCGTTTTCAGGCTGAAGCACGCTGCCGCCTTTGCTGACGCGAGCCTGAAGCTTGATCTTCGGCTCGGCGCGGTAAATACGGCGATACTCCTTACGAGCAGCCTGACGATGGCCCTGTCCGTCTCTGCCATGCAGAAGGGTAAATACTACATTACGCTCGCCATGCTCGGCGCGACCTTCTCACTCGGTGTCGCCTTTCTGGTCAACAAGTACTTTGAATGGGTCGCGAAGATATATCACGGCATATATCCCGGCTCTGAGGCGTTGGCGCAGGGCCCGCCCGGCGAGCCGCTTTTCTATGGCCTCTATTATTTTCTTACGGGCCTGCACGGCATTCACGTTGCAGCGGGTTTGTGCGGGGTCGGCTTTGCCGCGGCCCTTGTTTTAAGAGGCAGGATCACGGGCAAAGATTACGTGAAGCTTGAGAACACCGGGCTCTATTGGCACCTGGTCGATGTCATATGGATATACTTGTTTCCGATCTTTTATCTTGTCAGGTGA
- a CDS encoding Flp pilus assembly protein CpaB: MKPLILLGAGIGVALFTSVLAYKLLQTKTAVHEKAQEPTEMVAVAVTDLSWGTPLKKEYIKTVPFLKKSLPLGYFTDAETLEGRVIISPIRSNEPIFESRLAPAGSKAGGVAAVLSPQKRAMTVKVDKVIGVSGFIHPGSRVDVIATFNDMRTDPVTKIVLENMLVLAAGTEMESSGRKGEKPIQVDVITLEVAPDEAEKLALASTEGKIQLALRNFNDSEEVLTHGANKTSLLSSYKKAEYKKPPRAIAPGVVTVNYQTVEMIKGSTLTRVNVSK; this comes from the coding sequence CTGAAGCCGTTGATTCTGCTTGGAGCGGGGATAGGTGTAGCCCTTTTTACCAGCGTGCTCGCCTATAAACTCCTGCAAACAAAGACCGCTGTACATGAAAAGGCGCAGGAGCCTACAGAGATGGTCGCGGTGGCGGTCACGGACCTGTCATGGGGGACGCCGCTCAAGAAGGAGTACATAAAGACCGTGCCGTTCCTCAAGAAAAGCCTCCCTCTGGGCTATTTCACGGACGCCGAGACGCTGGAAGGGAGGGTCATCATCTCCCCCATAAGGTCGAACGAGCCTATATTCGAGTCAAGGCTTGCCCCGGCCGGGTCCAAGGCAGGGGGGGTTGCCGCAGTGCTCTCTCCTCAAAAACGGGCGATGACGGTAAAGGTCGATAAGGTCATAGGCGTCTCAGGCTTCATCCATCCGGGCAGCCGGGTAGACGTAATAGCGACTTTTAATGACATGCGTACAGACCCGGTTACCAAGATAGTCCTTGAGAACATGCTCGTCCTGGCGGCAGGCACCGAGATGGAGAGCTCAGGCAGAAAAGGGGAGAAGCCCATCCAGGTCGACGTCATCACCCTTGAGGTAGCGCCAGATGAAGCCGAAAAACTGGCGCTCGCCTCAACTGAAGGAAAGATCCAGCTCGCGCTCCGCAACTTCAATGACTCGGAGGAGGTCTTGACCCATGGCGCCAATAAGACCTCCCTTCTGTCCTCTTACAAAAAGGCCGAATACAAAAAACCGCCCCGTGCAATCGCCCCCGGCGTCGTCACGGTCAACTATCAGACGGTGGAGATGATAAAGGGCAGCACACTAACCAGGGTAAATGTAAGTAAATAA
- a CDS encoding pilus assembly protein CpaC produces the protein MTLSDLHRDHRKAPFIIVFILCLLFSGAAWAETPPGGEPETSTPQKIELTLGKSLILRSGAPVKRISVAVPEIADAVVLSPQQIYLTGKTTGVTNLIIWEGDRGPAVYDIEVSPDTTRLKEKLHEILPDEKEVMVTSTHENIAISGTVSSAANMTQVLALAEAYAPGKIINLLEVGGVHQVMLEVRVAEMSRSLTRRLGFNFNYLQNDGKIGFSMLNNLTGLEDSIVGNSTVISDSINALFQFSTGDMLWTVLLDALKQNGLAKVLAEPTLITLSGQSANFLAGGEFPIPVPQELGRTTIQYKEFGVGLNFTPTVLSNKKISMKIAPEVSELDFTNAVTFSGFVIPAVTTRRVATVIELGDGQSFAIAGLLRDNVTEVVSKFPLLGDIPVLGALFRSSSFQKNETELVVIVTPRLVKPLDPAKQTLPTDKYVEPSDSEFYLMGATEGKAGKESGNPSAAEGGASGDFGHIVTVNE, from the coding sequence ATGACATTAAGCGATCTTCACAGAGACCACAGGAAAGCTCCTTTCATCATCGTTTTCATCCTATGCCTGCTCTTTTCAGGCGCGGCCTGGGCTGAGACCCCTCCAGGCGGAGAGCCTGAGACTTCAACGCCGCAGAAGATCGAGCTGACGCTCGGCAAATCCCTCATCCTGAGGAGCGGCGCGCCGGTAAAGAGGATATCGGTCGCGGTGCCGGAGATAGCCGACGCGGTCGTCCTCTCGCCGCAGCAGATATACCTGACCGGCAAGACCACGGGCGTGACCAACCTTATAATATGGGAAGGCGACAGAGGCCCGGCTGTCTACGACATCGAGGTCTCGCCCGACACGACGCGCCTTAAGGAGAAGCTCCACGAGATACTCCCGGATGAAAAGGAGGTCATGGTCACCTCGACGCACGAGAACATCGCCATTTCCGGCACCGTCTCAAGCGCGGCAAACATGACCCAGGTCCTCGCGCTCGCCGAGGCCTACGCCCCAGGCAAGATCATAAACCTCCTTGAGGTAGGCGGGGTGCACCAGGTCATGCTTGAAGTGCGCGTCGCGGAGATGTCCCGGAGCCTCACCAGGAGGCTGGGCTTCAACTTCAACTATCTGCAAAACGACGGCAAGATCGGCTTTTCGATGCTCAATAACCTTACCGGCCTTGAGGACAGCATCGTCGGAAACTCTACGGTCATCTCTGATTCAATAAACGCCCTCTTCCAGTTCTCGACCGGGGACATGCTCTGGACCGTCCTCCTCGACGCGCTTAAGCAGAACGGCCTGGCAAAGGTGCTGGCGGAGCCGACGCTCATAACCTTAAGCGGCCAGAGCGCCAACTTCCTGGCCGGAGGCGAGTTCCCCATCCCCGTTCCCCAGGAGCTCGGCAGGACGACCATCCAGTACAAGGAATTCGGCGTGGGGCTTAACTTCACGCCAACGGTGCTGAGCAACAAGAAGATCAGCATGAAGATAGCCCCGGAGGTATCCGAGCTTGACTTCACCAACGCGGTAACCTTCAGCGGCTTTGTCATCCCGGCAGTGACCACGAGAAGGGTCGCGACCGTCATAGAGCTCGGCGACGGCCAGAGCTTCGCCATAGCGGGCCTGCTTCGCGACAACGTAACGGAGGTCGTCTCGAAGTTCCCCCTTCTGGGCGACATACCGGTACTCGGCGCGCTCTTCAGGAGCAGCTCTTTCCAGAAAAACGAGACCGAGCTTGTGGTCATCGTAACGCCAAGGCTTGTAAAGCCGCTTGACCCGGCAAAGCAGACACTCCCAACGGACAAATACGTAGAGCCGAGCGATTCAGAGTTCTATCTGATGGGAGCTACAGAAGGTAAAGCCGGCAAGGAGTCCGGCAACCCGTCGGCGGCAGAGGGCGGGGCTTCAGGGGACTTCGGCCATATCGTGACGGTGAATGAATAA
- a CDS encoding cytochrome c oxidase subunit II, whose amino-acid sequence MSQAATIIGRDTDLVFYIVTGICALLLFLILFFLLYFAFRYSRQRNPHSTDVEGNPTLELSFLGGSLAIVLVMFVLGWDGYRALKSAPPANALEVKAKGQMWVWTFEYPNGAQHNQLVLPAGEPVKMSMTSLDVIHSFYVPAFRVKQDALPGVERTIWFVPDTTGTYDLFCAEYCGTGHSAMITKAVVVSGADFTAWLKGEKEISPAAAPAAKEAGAPKGEELYKSKGCSACHTIDGGKSIGPTFKGLFGSKVKVATGGKVREVVVDEQYIRRSELEPNADIVEGYQPVMPPQKGVLKEEEIEALIEFIRRLK is encoded by the coding sequence ATGTCCCAGGCCGCTACCATAATCGGGAGAGATACTGACCTTGTCTTTTACATAGTGACGGGTATCTGCGCGCTCCTTCTCTTTCTCATCCTCTTTTTCCTCCTCTACTTTGCCTTCAGGTACAGTAGGCAAAGGAACCCTCATTCAACCGACGTCGAGGGGAATCCCACCCTTGAGCTGTCCTTCCTTGGCGGTTCGCTCGCAATAGTACTCGTGATGTTCGTCCTCGGGTGGGACGGGTACAGAGCATTAAAGAGCGCGCCCCCCGCCAATGCCCTTGAGGTAAAGGCAAAAGGGCAGATGTGGGTATGGACTTTCGAGTACCCCAACGGTGCTCAGCACAACCAGCTCGTCCTCCCGGCAGGAGAGCCCGTTAAGATGAGCATGACCTCATTGGACGTCATCCACAGCTTCTATGTGCCTGCCTTCAGGGTGAAGCAGGACGCCCTTCCGGGGGTAGAGAGGACGATCTGGTTCGTCCCTGATACCACTGGCACATACGACCTTTTCTGCGCCGAGTACTGCGGCACAGGCCATTCGGCCATGATAACAAAGGCGGTCGTGGTAAGCGGGGCTGATTTTACCGCGTGGCTCAAGGGAGAAAAGGAGATATCGCCCGCCGCCGCGCCAGCGGCGAAAGAGGCTGGGGCGCCCAAAGGGGAGGAGCTATATAAAAGCAAGGGCTGCAGCGCCTGCCATACAATCGACGGAGGAAAGTCGATCGGCCCGACCTTCAAGGGGCTCTTCGGGTCAAAGGTGAAGGTAGCGACAGGCGGGAAGGTCCGCGAGGTGGTGGTAGATGAGCAATACATAAGAAGGTCCGAGCTTGAGCCGAACGCGGATATAGTCGAAGGCTACCAGCCCGTGATGCCTCCGCAGAAGGGGGTGCTGAAGGAGGAGGAGATAGAGGCGCTGATAGAGTTTATCAGGAGGCTGAAGTGA
- a CDS encoding pilus assembly protein CpaF yields the protein MNQRETIPLLMEENKKLIHTNEYYELKTRIHDRLLDLIDLSLLDSLDREFVRHEIRKLVARILQEERSLPLNYDEKERLYMEIQDEVLGLGPLEPFLQDPTVSDILVNTYKSIYVEKYGKMEKTEARFKDDAHLRKIIDKIVFAVGRRIDESCPMVDARLPDGSRVNAIIPPVSIDGPSLSVRRFAVEPLELDDLIGLRTLTPEIGELFKGIVRARLNILISGGTGSGKTTLLNVLSRFIPANERVITIEDSAELQLKQEHVVRLEMRPQNIEGKGEITPRDLVRNSLRMRPDRIIIGEVRGGEVLDMLQAMNTGHDGSLTTIHANSPRDALLRLETLVAMNGLNITIEAIRRYISSALNIIIQVSRHVDGSRKVVSFQEITGMEGDVITTQEIFTFEQTGIDEAGKVKGQFRANGIMPKFFEQFKAMNIDVPYEIFDPRNVFAI from the coding sequence ATGAACCAGCGCGAGACGATACCATTGCTCATGGAAGAGAACAAGAAGCTCATACATACGAACGAATATTACGAGCTTAAGACCAGGATACATGACAGGCTGCTGGACTTGATCGACCTCTCCCTGCTCGATTCCCTCGACCGCGAGTTCGTCAGGCACGAGATCAGGAAGCTCGTCGCGAGGATATTGCAGGAGGAGAGGAGCCTTCCGCTTAATTACGATGAGAAGGAACGGCTTTACATGGAGATACAGGACGAGGTGCTGGGCCTCGGCCCACTGGAGCCTTTCCTTCAGGACCCGACTGTATCAGACATCCTTGTCAACACCTATAAGAGCATATACGTCGAGAAATACGGGAAGATGGAGAAGACCGAGGCCAGGTTCAAGGATGACGCGCATTTAAGGAAGATAATAGACAAGATAGTCTTCGCCGTGGGCCGGAGGATCGACGAGTCCTGCCCTATGGTAGACGCGAGGCTCCCGGACGGCTCAAGGGTCAACGCCATAATACCCCCGGTATCCATTGATGGGCCGAGCCTTTCGGTCAGGCGTTTCGCGGTGGAACCGCTCGAGCTGGATGACCTTATCGGCCTCAGGACGCTTACGCCCGAGATAGGCGAGCTTTTCAAGGGCATAGTACGGGCGCGCCTCAACATCCTCATATCAGGCGGCACCGGAAGCGGCAAGACGACCCTCCTGAACGTCCTCTCGCGCTTCATCCCGGCCAATGAAAGGGTCATCACCATCGAGGACTCCGCAGAGCTTCAGCTCAAGCAGGAACACGTCGTCAGGCTCGAGATGAGGCCGCAGAACATCGAGGGCAAAGGAGAGATAACCCCGCGGGACCTTGTGAGGAACAGCCTGAGGATGCGCCCGGACCGGATCATCATAGGCGAGGTCAGGGGCGGCGAGGTCCTGGACATGCTTCAGGCCATGAACACGGGCCATGACGGGTCGCTCACGACCATCCACGCAAACTCCCCCAGGGACGCCCTCCTCCGGCTTGAAACACTCGTGGCGATGAACGGCCTCAACATCACCATCGAGGCCATAAGGAGGTACATAAGCTCCGCCCTGAACATCATCATACAGGTCTCGCGCCACGTCGACGGGAGCAGGAAGGTGGTAAGCTTCCAGGAGATCACCGGGATGGAAGGCGACGTCATCACGACGCAGGAGATATTCACATTCGAGCAGACCGGGATAGACGAAGCGGGCAAGGTAAAGGGGCAGTTCCGCGCCAACGGGATAATGCCCAAGTTCTTTGAGCAATTCAAGGCCATGAACATCGACGTGCCTTATGAGATCTTCGATCCAAGGAATGTCTTCGCGATATGA